The proteins below come from a single Paracoccus sp. SCSIO 75233 genomic window:
- a CDS encoding NADP-dependent malic enzyme — protein sequence MSDNKPRTARITSEEALSYHMEPRPGKFDVVPSTPMATQRDLSLAYSPGVAVPVEAIAERPETAYDYTTKGNLVAVVSNGTAILGLGNLGALASKPVMEGKAVLFKRFADVNAIDIELDTEDPDEIINAVKLMGPSFGGINLEDIKAPECFIIESRLKELMDIPVFHDDQHGTAVICAAGLINALELSGKRIEDVRIVLNGAGAAGIACLELLKAMGARHDNCIICDTKGVIYQGRTEGMNQWKSAHAVVTEARTLDEAMKSADVFLGVSAKGAVTPEMVESMADNPVIFAMANPDPEITPEDAHAVRADAIVATGRSDYPNQVNNVLGFPYLFRGALDIHARAINDEMKIACAQALAELAREDVPDEVAVAYGRKLQFGRDYIIPTPFDPRLIHVVPPAVAKAGMDTGVARRPIIDMEAYRDALQARMDPTAAILQGIHARARQHQARMIFAEGDDPRVLRAAVAWQRGGMGSSIVVGRDDDVRKKLEAAGLGEAVRELTVVNAANTRHLDAYHDFLYARLQRKGVDREDAHKEVNRDRHVFASLMLAHGHGDGLVTGATRKNAHVLSQIGQVFDVRPQDGTVGITAVLHKGRIVLIGDTLVHEWPEAEDLADIAVRGAHVARHLGLEPRVAFLSFSNFGYPVSERAEKMAEATHVLDARRIDFEYEGEMTVDVALNMEQAAKYPFSRLTGPANVLVVPARHSASISVKLMQEMAGATVIGPILTGVDQPIQICSTSSTVNDILNMAAIAAGRLGQVR from the coding sequence ATGAGCGACAACAAACCCCGCACCGCCCGTATCACGTCGGAAGAGGCGCTTTCCTATCATATGGAGCCGCGTCCGGGGAAATTCGACGTCGTGCCTTCGACGCCGATGGCGACACAGCGGGATTTGTCGCTGGCCTATTCGCCGGGTGTGGCCGTGCCGGTAGAGGCCATCGCGGAGCGGCCCGAGACCGCGTATGACTACACGACCAAGGGCAATCTCGTCGCCGTCGTCTCGAACGGGACCGCGATTCTGGGGCTGGGGAACCTTGGCGCGCTCGCCTCCAAGCCGGTGATGGAAGGCAAGGCGGTTCTGTTCAAGCGCTTTGCCGATGTGAACGCGATTGATATCGAACTCGACACCGAAGACCCCGATGAGATCATCAACGCGGTCAAGCTGATGGGGCCGAGTTTCGGCGGCATCAATCTTGAGGATATCAAGGCGCCTGAGTGCTTCATCATCGAAAGCCGCCTGAAAGAGCTGATGGACATCCCCGTCTTTCACGATGACCAGCACGGCACCGCGGTGATCTGTGCGGCAGGGCTGATCAATGCGCTGGAGTTGTCGGGCAAGCGGATCGAGGATGTGCGGATCGTGCTGAACGGCGCTGGTGCTGCGGGCATCGCCTGTCTGGAACTGCTGAAAGCCATGGGCGCGCGGCACGACAACTGCATCATCTGCGACACCAAGGGCGTGATCTATCAGGGCCGCACCGAAGGGATGAACCAGTGGAAATCGGCCCATGCCGTCGTGACCGAGGCCCGCACGCTGGACGAGGCGATGAAGAGCGCGGACGTGTTTCTGGGCGTTTCAGCCAAGGGCGCGGTAACGCCTGAGATGGTGGAGAGCATGGCCGATAACCCGGTCATCTTCGCCATGGCCAACCCCGACCCCGAAATTACGCCGGAAGACGCCCATGCCGTGCGCGCCGATGCCATCGTGGCGACGGGTCGCAGCGATTATCCCAATCAGGTGAATAATGTGCTGGGCTTTCCCTATCTGTTCCGCGGCGCGCTCGATATCCATGCCCGCGCGATCAATGACGAGATGAAGATCGCCTGCGCGCAGGCTTTGGCCGAATTGGCCCGCGAGGACGTCCCGGACGAGGTCGCCGTGGCCTATGGGCGCAAGCTGCAATTCGGGCGCGACTATATCATTCCGACGCCGTTCGACCCGCGCCTGATCCATGTCGTACCGCCTGCCGTGGCAAAAGCCGGGATGGACACCGGCGTCGCGCGCCGTCCGATCATCGACATGGAGGCATATCGCGACGCGCTTCAGGCCCGTATGGACCCGACCGCCGCGATCCTGCAAGGCATCCATGCCCGCGCCCGGCAGCATCAGGCCCGCATGATCTTTGCCGAGGGCGACGATCCGCGCGTGCTTCGCGCCGCTGTGGCTTGGCAGCGTGGCGGGATGGGCTCGTCCATCGTTGTTGGGCGCGACGACGATGTGCGCAAGAAGCTGGAGGCTGCGGGTCTTGGCGAGGCGGTTCGAGAGTTGACAGTTGTCAACGCCGCCAACACCCGCCACCTCGACGCCTATCACGATTTTCTCTACGCGCGTTTGCAGCGCAAGGGGGTGGACCGCGAGGACGCGCATAAGGAGGTCAATCGCGACCGCCATGTCTTCGCCTCGCTGATGCTGGCGCATGGTCATGGCGACGGGCTGGTGACGGGGGCGACGCGGAAGAACGCCCATGTGCTGTCGCAGATCGGGCAGGTTTTCGACGTGCGCCCGCAGGATGGGACCGTCGGGATTACCGCCGTGCTGCATAAGGGCCGGATCGTGTTGATCGGGGATACGCTGGTCCATGAATGGCCGGAAGCGGAGGACCTTGCCGATATTGCCGTGCGCGGCGCGCATGTCGCCCGCCATCTGGGGCTGGAGCCGCGCGTGGCGTTCCTGTCCTTCTCGAATTTCGGCTACCCGGTCAGTGAGCGGGCCGAGAAGATGGCCGAGGCGACCCATGTCCTCGACGCCCGCCGGATCGATTTCGAGTATGAGGGCGAGATGACCGTGGATGTCGCGCTGAATATGGAGCAGGCGGCGAAATACCCGTTCTCCCGCCTGACCGGACCGGCCAATGTGCTGGTTGTCCCGGCGCGGCACTCTGCCTCCATCTCCGTGAAGCTGATGCAGGAAATGGCGGGTGCTACGGTCATCGGGCCGATCCTGACGGGGGTGGATCAGCCGATCCAGATCTGCTCGACCTCCTCTACCGTGAACGACATTCTGAATATGGCAGCGATTGCGGCTGGTCGTTTGGGGCAGGTGCGTTAG
- a CDS encoding sulfurtransferase TusA family protein gives MTEIDARGLLCPLPVLRLRKVLLGLEPGARVALIATDKMAMVDVPHFCAEAGHILIASTAQPDGATRFEVQRGDPMDCRARPA, from the coding sequence ATGACAGAGATTGACGCGCGCGGTCTGCTCTGCCCGCTTCCGGTGCTCCGGCTGCGCAAGGTGTTGCTGGGGCTCGAACCCGGCGCGCGTGTGGCGCTGATCGCCACGGACAAGATGGCGATGGTCGATGTTCCGCATTTCTGCGCCGAGGCCGGGCATATTTTGATCGCATCGACTGCCCAACCCGACGGCGCCACACGGTTCGAGGTTCAGCGCGGCGACCCGATGGATTGCCGCGCGAGACCAGCGTAG
- a CDS encoding NUDIX hydrolase codes for MNDMMRDVLDLVLGRRPPALQVGAICVQPKTGRVLLITSRDTGRWIIPKGWPMSGRSAANAALQEAWEEAGVRGEVEASSCGRYAYDKKQDNGLSIPVDVQVHIVNVDRLEADYPERHQRERQWFSPEKAAELVNEEGLKALLRSF; via the coding sequence ATGAATGACATGATGCGGGACGTGCTCGATCTGGTGCTGGGGCGGCGTCCGCCAGCACTTCAGGTCGGCGCGATTTGCGTACAACCCAAAACCGGGCGCGTGCTGCTGATTACCAGCCGCGATACCGGGCGCTGGATCATCCCGAAGGGCTGGCCAATGAGCGGGCGCAGCGCCGCAAACGCCGCCCTGCAGGAAGCCTGGGAGGAAGCAGGCGTGCGCGGCGAGGTGGAGGCCAGTTCCTGCGGTCGTTACGCCTATGACAAGAAACAGGATAACGGGCTGAGCATTCCGGTCGATGTGCAGGTCCATATCGTGAATGTCGATCGCCTTGAGGCCGACTATCCCGAACGCCACCAGCGCGAAAGGCAATGGTTCTCGCCCGAGAAAGCTGCCGAGCTTGTGAACGAAGAAGGTTTGAAGGCGCTTCTGCGCAGTTTTTAA
- a CDS encoding efflux RND transporter permease subunit — protein sequence MKHASGFNLSDWALRHRSFVWFLLVVSMLAGTMSYLNLGREEDPNFTIKVMVIGASMPGATIDDTLDQVTKRIESKLEELDELKFTRSVTVPGQAVVYVELNPDVNGGDVPEVWQRVREMMADIRPDFPPEFAGFQFNDNFGDVFGNIYAFTSDGFTPRELRDRVEDIRDQVQALPLAGKVELLGEQDEEIYLEFSPSRLASLGLNQEQVVATLSGQNAISPAGMIVSGPEQILVRVGGQFDDAGAIAAVNLRVGDRFFNLADVAEVRRGYEDPPQSLFRYNGQPAIGLQIGMKEGGNILTFGEQVDTLMTDIAADLPIGIEMAKVADQPHVVDEAVGHFVRALVEAVAIVLLVSFISLGFRAGMVVTMTIPLVLAITFVIMEQFGITLQRVSLGALIIALGLLVDDAMIAIETMISRLELGETLSDAASYAWTSIAFPMLSGTLVTVAGFIPIGLNNSDAGEFTFSLFVVIAVSLVISWIVAVLFAPLLGVTFLPKKMHHDAEKIGWMRRGFRRTLRVAMRFKWVTILITAIAFGASIWGMRFVEQQFFPTSDRPELIVDVSLRHNSSIEATREVMDRLERYLAEEEDVSFWTSYVGMGAPRFVLALDVPTAGPYMGQIVIQTPGLDARDRLRDKINQLASDEFLGEDLYVKNLEVGPPVGKPVQYRVSGPDIEETRDAARELAAVLAEEPRLRDLTLDWNEPARVVKLLVRQDQMRRLGISSSDISGALALMFSGVTITQLRDGEYLIDVIARGDEDERNSIDTLRNLQFAMGNGEAIPLASLAALEYGTEQPLIMQRNGLPTVTVKADIDGSDQPATLVAAMAERVAAFGDTLPPTIRIEVGGTVETSAESQEPIAAVVPLMLLSMAFLIMAQMQSFRLSLIVFTAAPLGLIGVVAVLVGFAVPMGFVAILGILALAGILIRNSIILVHEIQSLLEKGRSQWDAVFEASDSRARPILLTAAAASLALIPISRQVFWGPMAFSMMGGIIVGTLITLLFVPALYCAVYRVRLPQAKPAK from the coding sequence ATGAAGCATGCGTCCGGCTTCAACCTCTCCGACTGGGCGCTGCGGCATCGCAGCTTCGTCTGGTTCCTGCTGGTCGTGTCGATGCTGGCTGGCACGATGTCCTATCTCAATCTCGGCCGTGAGGAAGACCCGAACTTCACCATCAAGGTCATGGTTATCGGTGCGTCGATGCCGGGCGCCACAATCGACGATACGCTGGATCAGGTAACCAAACGGATCGAGAGCAAGCTGGAAGAGCTTGATGAACTGAAATTCACCCGCTCGGTCACCGTGCCGGGTCAGGCGGTCGTTTACGTTGAACTCAACCCGGATGTGAACGGCGGTGACGTGCCGGAAGTCTGGCAGCGGGTCCGGGAAATGATGGCCGATATCAGGCCGGATTTCCCGCCCGAATTTGCCGGGTTCCAGTTCAATGACAATTTCGGTGACGTGTTTGGCAATATTTATGCCTTCACATCGGATGGCTTCACGCCGCGAGAATTGCGCGATCGGGTGGAGGATATTCGCGATCAGGTTCAGGCACTGCCGCTTGCCGGGAAGGTCGAGCTTCTGGGCGAACAGGACGAGGAAATCTATCTCGAATTCTCTCCTTCCCGCCTCGCATCGCTGGGTCTTAATCAGGAGCAGGTGGTCGCCACGCTCAGCGGGCAGAACGCAATCTCGCCCGCGGGGATGATCGTCTCCGGCCCCGAGCAGATTCTGGTCAGGGTTGGCGGCCAGTTTGACGATGCGGGTGCCATTGCGGCGGTCAATCTTCGTGTCGGCGACCGGTTCTTCAACCTTGCCGATGTCGCGGAGGTACGGCGGGGATATGAGGATCCGCCGCAGTCGCTGTTCCGCTACAATGGCCAGCCTGCCATCGGGCTACAGATCGGCATGAAAGAGGGCGGCAATATCCTGACATTCGGCGAGCAGGTCGATACGCTGATGACCGACATCGCCGCCGACCTGCCCATCGGGATCGAGATGGCGAAGGTCGCCGATCAGCCGCATGTGGTTGACGAGGCTGTGGGCCATTTCGTCCGGGCGCTTGTTGAGGCGGTCGCCATTGTTCTGCTGGTCAGCTTCATCAGCCTCGGCTTTCGCGCCGGAATGGTTGTGACCATGACAATCCCGCTGGTGCTGGCGATCACCTTTGTCATCATGGAACAGTTCGGGATCACGCTTCAACGCGTCTCGCTCGGGGCGCTGATCATCGCACTTGGGTTGCTGGTCGACGATGCAATGATCGCGATCGAGACGATGATTTCCCGGCTGGAGCTCGGCGAAACGCTCAGCGACGCTGCCTCCTATGCGTGGACCTCAATCGCGTTTCCGATGCTGTCGGGCACGCTGGTCACGGTCGCGGGTTTCATTCCGATTGGGCTGAACAACTCCGATGCGGGGGAATTTACGTTCTCACTGTTCGTGGTGATCGCCGTGTCGCTGGTCATAAGCTGGATCGTCGCCGTGCTGTTCGCCCCGCTTTTGGGCGTGACTTTCCTGCCGAAGAAAATGCACCACGATGCCGAGAAAATCGGCTGGATGCGGCGAGGATTCCGGCGCACATTGCGCGTCGCGATGCGGTTCAAATGGGTCACGATCCTGATCACCGCGATTGCCTTCGGTGCCTCGATCTGGGGCATGCGCTTTGTCGAGCAGCAGTTTTTCCCGACCTCGGACCGGCCTGAGCTGATTGTTGATGTCTCACTGCGCCATAACTCCTCGATCGAAGCGACACGGGAGGTCATGGACCGGCTCGAACGCTATCTGGCTGAGGAGGAGGACGTCAGCTTCTGGACCTCATATGTCGGGATGGGGGCGCCGCGCTTCGTGCTGGCTTTGGACGTGCCGACTGCGGGGCCGTATATGGGCCAGATCGTCATACAGACGCCGGGTCTTGATGCGCGTGACAGGTTGCGCGACAAGATCAACCAACTCGCGTCAGATGAGTTTCTGGGCGAAGACCTCTACGTCAAAAATCTGGAGGTCGGCCCGCCGGTCGGCAAGCCCGTTCAGTACCGTGTCAGTGGACCGGACATAGAGGAAACGCGGGACGCCGCCCGTGAACTGGCCGCCGTTCTGGCGGAAGAGCCGCGTCTGCGGGATCTGACGCTCGACTGGAACGAACCGGCCCGGGTGGTGAAACTGCTGGTGCGGCAGGATCAGATGCGTCGGCTTGGCATCAGCTCTTCGGATATTTCCGGGGCGCTGGCGTTGATGTTCTCAGGTGTGACAATCACGCAGTTGCGGGATGGCGAATACCTGATCGACGTGATCGCGAGGGGGGATGAGGATGAGCGTAACTCCATCGACACGCTGCGCAACCTGCAATTCGCTATGGGCAACGGTGAGGCGATACCGCTCGCCAGCCTTGCGGCGCTGGAATACGGGACCGAGCAGCCGCTTATCATGCAGCGAAACGGCCTGCCAACGGTCACCGTCAAGGCGGATATTGACGGCAGCGACCAGCCCGCCACGCTGGTGGCCGCTATGGCGGAGCGGGTCGCGGCGTTTGGGGATACCCTGCCGCCAACCATCCGCATCGAGGTCGGCGGCACCGTCGAAACCTCCGCTGAAAGTCAGGAGCCGATTGCGGCGGTCGTGCCGCTCATGCTGCTTTCGATGGCGTTTCTGATCATGGCGCAGATGCAGAGCTTCCGCCTGTCGCTGATCGTGTTCACCGCCGCCCCGCTGGGTCTGATCGGCGTCGTTGCGGTTCTGGTCGGATTCGCTGTGCCAATGGGGTTCGTTGCGATCCTGGGCATTCTGGCGCTTGCCGGTATTCTGATCCGCAATTCGATCATCCTTGTCCATGAAATCCAGAGCCTGCTGGAAAAGGGCCGCAGCCAGTGGGACGCTGTGTTCGAGGCATCCGACAGCCGCGCCCGTCCGATCCTGCTGACCGCCGCTGCCGCCAGCCTCGCGCTCATTCCGATTTCGCGGCAGGTGTTCTGGGGACCGATGGCGTTTTCGATGATGGGCGGGATTATCGTCGGGACGCTGATTACGCTGCTGTTTGTCCCGGCGCTGTACTGCGCGGTTTATCGCGTGCGGCTTCCGCAGGCAAAACCGGCAAAGTGA
- a CDS encoding efflux RND transporter periplasmic adaptor subunit, whose translation MIPRLILIASMFVAGPAAAIDLPWSDSDDDPAAPPLPRPVVSVVVEDVPSERRSFPGVVISGTEVQLGFQTLGRLSSRPVEVGDEVSAGDVLATLRPDDLQDNVRAARAAVDNAEVTLETARAAADRTRDLARNNVASTAQLEQAERGLKAAEAGLEQAKSDLARAQDAEGFAKLAAPFDGVVSAVFENPGTVVAAGTPVLTLSEVDTREAIIDLPEAILATLSVGTPVSIWLEADPDTRTSGFIHRIDPLADAATRTRRVHLTMEDSSEFRLNSLVRAQYGGGEGSVVTLPASALTGDDDDPAVWIVKRSGASATVTMRRVSVGLKLGGFAVIDSGIEVGEEVVTRGVNSLSEGQEVGRQVDP comes from the coding sequence GTGATCCCTCGGCTGATCCTGATCGCGTCGATGTTCGTCGCCGGACCAGCCGCGGCGATTGATCTGCCGTGGTCAGACAGCGATGACGATCCTGCGGCACCACCCTTGCCGCGCCCGGTCGTGTCGGTCGTCGTCGAAGATGTCCCGTCGGAGCGGCGCAGCTTCCCCGGCGTTGTCATTTCCGGGACGGAGGTGCAGCTCGGTTTTCAGACATTGGGACGGTTGTCGTCGCGCCCGGTCGAGGTTGGGGACGAGGTCTCGGCTGGTGACGTGCTGGCAACCCTCAGGCCCGACGATCTGCAGGATAATGTCAGGGCAGCGCGCGCGGCGGTAGATAATGCGGAGGTGACGCTTGAGACCGCGCGTGCGGCGGCGGACAGAACGCGCGATCTGGCGCGAAACAACGTCGCCAGCACAGCGCAGCTGGAGCAGGCGGAGCGGGGACTTAAAGCCGCCGAAGCGGGGCTGGAGCAGGCAAAATCTGACCTTGCCCGTGCTCAGGATGCGGAAGGTTTCGCCAAGCTCGCCGCGCCGTTTGACGGCGTCGTGTCCGCGGTTTTCGAGAATCCGGGCACCGTCGTTGCTGCCGGGACGCCTGTTCTGACGCTGTCGGAGGTCGATACGCGCGAGGCGATCATCGACCTGCCCGAAGCCATTCTGGCCACGCTGTCTGTCGGAACGCCCGTATCGATCTGGCTGGAAGCCGATCCGGACACGCGCACCAGCGGGTTCATTCACCGGATAGATCCGCTTGCCGATGCCGCAACGCGGACGCGTCGTGTGCATCTGACGATGGAGGACTCATCCGAGTTTCGTCTGAATTCACTGGTCCGTGCGCAATATGGCGGTGGCGAGGGCAGCGTGGTGACCCTGCCTGCATCCGCGCTGACCGGCGATGACGATGACCCGGCGGTTTGGATCGTCAAACGCAGCGGTGCTTCTGCGACGGTGACCATGCGACGTGTCTCGGTCGGGCTGAAGCTGGGTGGTTTCGCGGTCATCGATTCCGGCATCGAGGTTGGGGAGGAGGTTGTCACCCGTGGCGTCAACTCACTCAGCGAGGGCCAAGAGGTCGGAAGGCAGGTCGATCCATGA
- a CDS encoding ABC transporter permease — translation MTEIDPIIRRPMGARRFGRINWLGLWTLAQREISRFMSVWQQTVFAPLMTAGLFVVVFSIALGRGDREIMGLPYIAFLGPGILMMTVIQNSFANTSSSMISSKMQGNIIDTLMPPLSAGEILTGYLIGAVARAALVALVIGIGMMVMIGQLPQHPLVAAVFIGLGALLMGGLGLIGGIMAQKFDQMAALTNFVVTPLSFLSGTFYSIQALPPFFRAISHANPIFYLIDGARYGFTGVSDSSPVLGFAICLFSVLLVCGTCLYLLRSGYRMKP, via the coding sequence ATGACAGAAATCGATCCGATTATCCGCCGGCCTATGGGCGCGCGCCGCTTTGGCCGTATCAACTGGCTTGGGCTATGGACACTCGCCCAACGTGAGATCAGCCGTTTCATGTCCGTCTGGCAACAGACGGTGTTCGCGCCGCTGATGACGGCGGGGCTGTTCGTGGTCGTGTTTTCCATAGCGCTTGGCCGGGGCGACCGGGAGATCATGGGCCTGCCCTATATCGCCTTTCTCGGGCCGGGTATCCTGATGATGACGGTAATCCAGAACAGCTTTGCCAACACCTCCTCCAGCATGATCAGCTCGAAAATGCAGGGGAATATCATCGATACGCTGATGCCGCCTTTGTCGGCAGGGGAGATCCTGACGGGTTATCTGATCGGCGCGGTTGCACGGGCGGCGCTTGTGGCGCTGGTGATCGGGATCGGGATGATGGTCATGATCGGGCAGTTGCCGCAGCATCCGCTGGTGGCTGCGGTGTTCATCGGGCTGGGTGCGCTGCTGATGGGCGGGCTGGGGCTGATCGGCGGGATCATGGCGCAGAAATTTGACCAGATGGCGGCGCTGACGAATTTCGTTGTCACCCCGCTGAGCTTTCTGTCCGGCACGTTCTATTCCATTCAGGCGCTGCCGCCGTTTTTCCGCGCAATCAGCCATGCGAATCCGATTTTCTACCTGATCGACGGTGCCCGCTACGGTTTCACCGGGGTCAGTGATTCGAGCCCCGTGCTGGGGTTCGCGATCTGCCTGTTCTCCGTGCTGCTGGTCTGCGGCACCTGCCTGTATCTGCTGCGCAGCGGGTATCGGATGAAACCGTGA
- a CDS encoding GcrA family cell cycle regulator — protein MSWTDERVETLKRMWGEGQSASQIAKELGGVTRNAVIGKVHRLGLSNRDEGESDAAASAEPAKAEAKAKPAAKAKAKAEPAKAEAKPKAAEPEPEPATESASPPPQPSFNARRQIVPAGQPLPPQPSANEISPEALANVREVEKKARKLSLMELTERTCKWPIGDPATEKFWFCGLPSQAGKPYCEAHVGVAFQPMSSRRDRRR, from the coding sequence ATGTCCTGGACCGACGAGCGCGTGGAAACCCTGAAGCGGATGTGGGGCGAAGGCCAGTCTGCCAGCCAGATCGCGAAAGAGCTGGGCGGCGTCACCCGCAATGCGGTGATCGGCAAGGTTCACCGGCTCGGCCTGTCGAATCGGGACGAGGGCGAATCGGATGCCGCAGCTTCCGCCGAACCGGCAAAGGCAGAGGCGAAGGCCAAGCCCGCTGCAAAGGCCAAAGCGAAGGCGGAGCCTGCAAAGGCGGAGGCAAAGCCGAAAGCCGCTGAGCCGGAGCCCGAGCCCGCGACGGAATCGGCCTCTCCGCCGCCGCAGCCTTCGTTCAACGCGCGCCGCCAGATCGTGCCCGCCGGCCAACCCCTGCCGCCGCAGCCCTCGGCCAATGAAATCAGCCCGGAAGCCTTGGCCAATGTCCGCGAGGTCGAGAAGAAGGCCCGCAAGCTCTCGCTGATGGAACTGACGGAGCGGACCTGCAAATGGCCCATCGGTGACCCGGCGACGGAGAAATTCTGGTTCTGCGGCCTGCCCTCACAGGCAGGGAAGCCTTATTGCGAGGCGCATGTCGGCGTAGCCTTCCAGCCGATGAGCTCTCGCCGCGACCGCCGTCGCTGA
- the arfB gene encoding alternative ribosome rescue aminoacyl-tRNA hydrolase ArfB, with translation MLHINHQIAVEEWELSENFTRSQGPGGQNVNKVSTAVELRFEAERSPNLPDPVKRRLRRIAGRRWTQDGAVLIVAQDTRSQARNREIARERLADLIRRATVAPKPRVPTRPTLGSQRRRLKAKTERGQVKALRGRVRTNDE, from the coding sequence ATGCTGCATATCAACCATCAGATCGCCGTCGAGGAATGGGAACTCAGCGAGAATTTCACCCGCTCCCAAGGTCCCGGCGGACAAAACGTGAATAAGGTTTCAACAGCCGTCGAGTTGCGATTCGAAGCGGAACGGTCGCCCAACCTGCCTGATCCCGTGAAACGGCGCCTCAGGCGGATTGCCGGTCGCCGATGGACGCAGGATGGTGCGGTCCTGATCGTCGCGCAGGACACCCGCAGTCAGGCACGGAACCGGGAGATTGCACGCGAGAGGCTGGCGGATCTGATCCGCCGCGCAACTGTCGCGCCCAAACCGCGTGTCCCGACTAGGCCGACACTTGGCAGTCAGCGGCGACGGCTCAAGGCCAAGACGGAACGGGGACAGGTCAAGGCACTACGGGGCCGGGTGAGGACAAACGATGAATGA
- a CDS encoding VOC family protein, translating into MSHLALVTLVVDDYDRAIGWFQTALDFRLVEDVPSLTDDGRPKRWVVVAPKSGGCAILLARADGQAQADRIGDQTGGRVGFFLHSDDYQADYGRMIAAGVRFEEAPRETEYGRVAKFRDLWGNRWDLWQRK; encoded by the coding sequence GTGAGTCATCTCGCCCTCGTCACGCTTGTTGTCGATGATTATGACCGGGCGATTGGGTGGTTTCAGACCGCGCTCGATTTCCGGCTGGTCGAGGATGTGCCGTCGCTGACCGATGATGGCCGCCCGAAACGATGGGTTGTCGTCGCGCCGAAAAGTGGCGGCTGTGCGATCCTGCTGGCGCGCGCGGACGGGCAGGCGCAGGCGGACCGGATCGGGGATCAGACCGGCGGGCGGGTCGGGTTCTTTCTGCACAGCGATGATTATCAGGCGGATTACGGCCGGATGATCGCCGCTGGGGTCCGTTTCGAGGAAGCGCCGCGCGAGACCGAATATGGCCGGGTCGCCAAGTTCCGCGACCTCTGGGGCAATCGCTGGGATCTCTGGCAGCGAAAATAA
- a CDS encoding efflux RND transporter periplasmic adaptor subunit, with the protein MATGFCLGPAYAQPIRVEFIEAKPTQIGLDVRLTGTLEALDSVDLGFREGGRITDIFVDEGDEVRRDEVLGRIDPLQKQQAFNAARASLDAARAAEEQARQAANRAQAMLDRGVGTRAARDDARQLLSSAETRARQAQTALDQARRSLEDTELRAPFEGVVTARTGEPGQVVGAAQAILSLAASGGIEAQFLSPDLPHLDAAKDARVDLTTLEVDAPPMVGQVTEISPLVDEVSGSVRVRAVVQDAPDDVALLGAAVRGVIELSTGEAVEIPWTALSSTNGSPAVWVVDADGKAQLREVELERFDNGSVLLSGGLDANEIVVGAGSQLLYPGRRVLDGGRQ; encoded by the coding sequence TTGGCGACAGGTTTTTGTCTTGGTCCTGCTTATGCGCAGCCCATCCGGGTCGAATTCATCGAAGCGAAGCCGACGCAGATCGGGTTGGATGTGCGTCTGACCGGAACGCTTGAGGCGCTCGACAGTGTCGATCTGGGGTTCCGCGAGGGCGGCCGGATCACCGATATTTTTGTTGATGAGGGGGATGAGGTCCGCCGGGACGAGGTGCTCGGACGGATTGATCCCTTACAAAAGCAGCAGGCATTCAACGCGGCACGGGCATCACTGGATGCGGCGCGGGCAGCGGAAGAACAGGCCCGGCAAGCGGCCAACCGTGCGCAGGCGATGCTTGATCGTGGGGTTGGAACGCGTGCGGCGCGCGACGATGCGCGTCAGTTACTCAGTTCGGCGGAAACCCGGGCACGACAGGCGCAGACCGCGCTTGATCAGGCCAGACGTTCGCTGGAGGATACCGAACTGCGCGCACCGTTCGAAGGCGTGGTGACCGCGCGAACCGGAGAGCCGGGGCAGGTGGTGGGCGCGGCGCAAGCGATCCTGTCACTCGCGGCGAGTGGCGGGATCGAGGCTCAGTTTCTGTCCCCGGACCTGCCACATCTTGATGCCGCGAAGGATGCGCGCGTGGACCTGACCACGCTGGAGGTCGATGCCCCCCCGATGGTGGGGCAGGTGACGGAGATTTCGCCGCTGGTGGATGAGGTTTCCGGCTCGGTGCGGGTCAGGGCGGTTGTGCAGGACGCGCCGGATGACGTGGCATTGCTGGGGGCGGCGGTGCGTGGCGTGATCGAACTCAGCACGGGAGAGGCGGTTGAGATCCCTTGGACGGCGCTGAGCTCCACCAATGGATCGCCAGCAGTCTGGGTGGTTGATGCCGATGGTAAGGCCCAGCTTCGCGAGGTTGAACTGGAGCGTTTTGACAATGGCTCTGTGCTGCTCAGCGGCGGTCTTGATGCAAACGAGATCGTCGTCGGTGCGGGCTCGCAGCTTCTCTATCCCGGTCGCCGGGTGTTGGATGGGGGACGCCAGTGA